A genome region from Chelonia mydas isolate rCheMyd1 chromosome 12, rCheMyd1.pri.v2, whole genome shotgun sequence includes the following:
- the TERF2 gene encoding telomeric repeat-binding factor 2 isoform X7, with protein MAGGRGRVSRSRRGPMAAGRGSLGLRAPEETVNRWVLQFYFHQAVGAYRARRYQDFREFRDVMQALLLRPLVKEPAISRLLRIMQFLSRIEEGENLDCTFDTESELTPLESAIGVLELIEREFPVSEVAMESVRKMVKQAAVTVCIKKREFDKASKILKKNMAKDPSTQKLRTELLSIIREKNLSHTMIRNFSYKTFQQSAFQFLETYLEDSEPYLLTMAKNTLNSEYIDETKQLALAPDSVEVAKQPPAAAPDSVEVAKQPPAAAPDSVEVAKQPPAAAPDSVEVAKQPPAAAPDSVEMSSKDSGRQPPGTVTTFGISALREAFKTLSNSQDSDAAFTKLDETDFSFPKQLSPSVSHRLKRHREEENPPLETSETSDIPKSPPKSKRLLTISRLIMEQDSQSTELSETPDSSQEPVVSSAFRTLVRKPHVQRVSSRSPKYEAYL; from the exons ATGGCCGGCGGGCGCGGGCGGGTCTCCCGGAGCCGGCGGGGGCCCATGGCGGCTGGGAGGGGCTCGCTGGGGCTCCGCGCCCCCGAGGAGACGGTGAACCGCTGGGTGCTGCAGTTCTACTTCCACCAGGCCGTGGGGGCCTATCGGGCCCGTCGGTACCAGGACTTCCGCGAGTTCCGCGACGTGATGCAGG ctctgctgctgcggCCCCTGGTTAAGGAGCCTGCAATCTCCCGGCTGCTCCGGATTATGCAGTTTCTTTCAAGAATTGAGGAGGGGGAGAACCTCG ATTGCACCTTTGATACAGAGTCAGAGCTCACCCCTCTTGAATCGGCAATCGGTGTGCTGGAGCTGATTGAAAGAGAATTTCCTGTGTCTGAGGTGGCAATGGAATCTGTTAGAAAAATGGTGAAACAAGCT GCTGTTACTGTTTGTATTAAAAAGAGAGAATTTGATAAAGCctcaaaaattctgaaaaaaaacatGGCAAAGGATCCCAGCACCCAG AAACTGAGGACAGAGTTGCTCAGCATTATCCGTGAGAAGAATTTGTCTCATACGATGATCCGAAATTTTTCCTACAAGACTTTTCAGCAGAGTGCGTTCCAGTTCTTGGAGACCTACCTGGAGGATTCAGAGCCCTATCTCTTGACC ATGGCGAAAAACACTTTGAATTCAGAATATATTGATGAAACTAAGCAGCTGGCATTAGCTCCAGACTCTGTGGAAGTAGCTAAGCAACCACCAGCCGCGGCTCCAGACTCTGTGGAAGTAGCTAAGCAACCACCAGCTGCGGCTCCAGACTCTGTGGAAGTAGCTAAGCAACCACCAGCCGCGGCTCCAGACTCTGTGGAAGTAGCTAAGCAACCACCAGCCGCGGCTCCAGACTCTGTGGAAATGTCTTCAAAGGACTCTGGGAG GCAACCGCCTGGAACTGTAACAACATTTGGGATTTCTGCTCTGAGAGAAGCTTTCAAGACCTTGTCAAATTCCCAAGATTCTGATGCAGCCTTTACCAAACTGGATGAAACAGACTTTTCTTTCCCCAAGCAATTGTCCCCTTCTGTATCCCACAGACTcaagaggcacagagaagaggAGAATCCACCCTTGGAGACCTCTGAGACCTCAGACATACCTAAATCACCCCCAAAGAGTAAACGCTTGTTGACTATAAGCAGACTGATTATGGAGCAGGACAGCCAGAGTACTGAGCTGAGTGAGACTCCAGACTCATCCCAGGAGCCGGTGGTATCTTCTGCATTCAGGACTCTTGTTCGAAAGCCACATGTTCAGCGTGTGTCTTCCAGAAGTCCCAAGTATGAAGCATATCTGTGA